The Colletes latitarsis isolate SP2378_abdomen chromosome 1, iyColLati1, whole genome shotgun sequence genome has a segment encoding these proteins:
- the LOC143341228 gene encoding cytochrome b-c1 complex subunit 8 gives MGGAEFGKLPIRIRRIVHYTLSSMEQRFWAKSVSHGIPNLFWRTLRILPEMTPAMIVMIWTYKWSTAEHRKINRKDPRLYENDT, from the exons ATGGGTGGAGCAGAGTTCGGGAAGTTGCCAATTCGGATACGAAGAATCGTGCATTACACTTTATCATCGATGGAACAACGTTTTTGGGCAAAGTCTGTATCGCACGGCATACCAAATTTGTTTTGGCGAACGTTACGGATTCTTCCGGAAATGACACCAG CAATGATAGTGATGATCTGGACCTACAAGTGGAGTACTGCAGAGCACAGGAAAATAAATAGGAAGGATCCACGATTGTATGAAAATGATACGTAA
- the LOC143341811 gene encoding serine--tRNA synthetase-like protein Slimp, with product MVNYLRYFLSRIAHNGLKYGTSKYASVPLSFDRKYSSALFISGRKGTECFSFLTPYLDFDNKLTDIDKLQKDLTSRGLNVNAEDVKKMWEFYKLLNADKSRLESKSLELLKQIKSFSGKTDLTIEEQLEFNKLTVQSKALKQDLKSIREVLWDLSESVIEKLLKLPNELDERTPLRSPVILKRIGTLHELSDTGDKKSHVEIGRSLGLLEYKNPMLYYLCNDAALFELGVLNYAGQIFSADDMIRLTGSDFSRSLVVEGSGLNHEDPSDAFIIDNCSEVEEHSPNRMHLVGSASLVAVLAMHAKQLINPNHFPIKYFSTGRQYTPFRPGSTPLGLFTVCQASAAHAFVLVKDMNSQEYHTQFERLLNTVCQLYDNICDHYQIVMRPVSELRPWESMRVSFELWSAFSKQYIEVGHISVCGNYFSKRLLIAYQTPTGRDFPSVISGTVLSVPRLLGCLLEQNSEKFVVPPKIAEHMPMGQPLV from the coding sequence aTGGTAAATTATTTACGATACTTCCTATCGCGTATTGCGCACAATGGTTTAAAGTATGGCACTTCAAAATATGCTAGTGTGCCATTGAGTTTTGATAGAAAGTACAGTTCTGCATTATTTATTTCTGGCAGAAAGGGTACagaatgtttttcatttttaacgccATATTTGGATTTTGACAATAAATTGACAGACATCGACAAGTTACAAAAGGATTTAACTTCTCGAGGATTAAACGTGAACGCCGAGGATGTTAAGAAAATGTGGGAATTCTACAAATTATTAAACGCTGATAAATCTAGACTAGAGTCGAAATCTTTGGAGTtattaaaacaaataaaatcATTTTCCGGGAAGACAGATTTGACCATCGAAGAACAGttagaatttaataaattaactgTCCAGTCTAAAGCGTTGAAGCAAGACTTAAAAAGCATTAGAGAAGTCTTATGGGACTTGAGCGAAAGcgtaatagaaaaattattgaaattaccAAACGAATTGGACGAAAGAACACCGCTTCGCTCTCCCGTAATATTGAAACGTATCGGTACATTGCATGAACTCTCGGACACAGGAGACAAGAAAAGTCACGTAGAAATTGGAAGGAGCCTCGGTTTATTGGAATATAAAAATCCTATGCTCTACTATCTATGTAATGATGCAGCTCTTTTCGAACTTGGCGTATTAAATTACGCAGGACAAATATTCAGCGCGGACGACATGATCAGATTAACTGGCTCAGATTTCAGTCGCAGTTTGGTAGTGGAgggttctggcttgaatcacgaggATCCATCGGATGCCTTTATAATAGATAACTGTAGCGAAGTAGAAGAACACTCCCCAAATCGTATGCATCTTGTTGGAAGCGCAAGTTTAGTTGCAGTCTTAGCTATGCACGCAAAACAATTGATAAACCCAAATCATTTCCCGATCAAATATTTTTCTACTGGGAGGCAATACACTCCTTTCCGACCAGGCTCTACGCCACTTGGCTTGTTCACCGTGTGCCAGGCATCCGCTGCACACGCCTTCGTATTAGTCAAAGACATGAACAGCCAAGAGTATCATACTCAGTTCGAAAGATTGTTAAATACTGTTTGTCAACTATACGACAATATATGCGACCATTATCAAATTGTCATGAGACCTGTGTCAGAATTGCGACCTTGGGAATCGATGCGCGTGTCTTTCGAGTTGTGGTCCGCATTTTCAAAACAATACATAGAAGTTGGCCATATCTCTGTATGTGGTAACTATTTTAGTAAAAGATTATTGATCGCGTATCAGACACCGACCGGAAGAGATTTTCCTTCCGTGATATCTGGCACAGTGTTATCAGTACCACGTCTTTTGGGATGTTTATTGGAGCAAAATTCAGAAAAATTTGTTGTCCCGCCGAAAATCGCGGAACACATGCCTATGGGTCAGCCTCTAGTTTAA
- the LOC143341817 gene encoding zinc finger protein 593 homolog — MVYKRKKYHRGDTHLKKGWRTKRRKKDLDEIDEDLKYENVKSLLNQEVDLDKPGAAQYYCIHCARYFINNTALQDHLSTKVHKRRLKALELEPYSIEESERASGKGSYVAPKKREIETITRDNFKMDIESEFQPQTETAKVNA, encoded by the exons ATGGTGTACAAACGTAAAAAATATCACAGAGGAGACACTCATTTAAAAAAGGGTTGGAGAacaaaaagaagaaagaaagatTTGGATGAG attGATGAAGATTTGAAATATGAAAACGTGAAAAGTTTGCTAAATCAAGAAGTAGATTTGGATAAACCGGGAGCAGCTCAATATTATTGTATACATTGCGC GaggtattttataaataatacaGCTTTACAAGATCATTTGTCAACAAAAGTACATAAACGTAGATTGAAAGCTCTCGAACTGGAACCGTATAGTATAGAGGAATCTGAAAGAGCTTCTGGAAAGGGAAGTTACGTTGCTCCAAAAAAACGTGAAATTGAGACCATAACTCGTGATAATTTTAAAATGGATATTGAATCAGAATTTCAGCCACAAACTGAAACAGCTAAAGTTAATGCATAG